From a region of the Triticum aestivum cultivar Chinese Spring chromosome 7D, IWGSC CS RefSeq v2.1, whole genome shotgun sequence genome:
- the LOC123166502 gene encoding histone H3.2: MARTKQTARKSTGGKAPRKQLATKAARKSAPATGGVKKPHRFRPGTVALREIRKYQKSTELLIRKLPFQRLVREIAQDFKTDLRFQSSAVSALQEAAEAYLVGMFEDTNLCAIHAKRVTIMPKDIQLARRIRGERA, translated from the coding sequence ATGGCCCGCACCAAGCAGACGGCCCGCAAGTCCACCGGCGGCAAGGCGCCGAGGAAGCAGCTGGCGACCAAGGCGGCGCGCAAGTCCGCGCCGGCCACCGGCGGCGTCAAGAAGCCACACCGCTTCCGCCCGGGAACCGTCGCCCTCCGGGAGATCCGCAAGTACCAGAAGAGCACGGAGCTGCTCATCCGCAAGCTCCCCTTCCAGCGCCTCGTCCGGGAGATCGCGCAGGACTTCAAGACCGACCTGCggttccagagctccgccgtctCCGCGCTGCAGGAGGCCGCCGAGGCGTACCTGGTGGGGATGTTCGAGGACACCAACCTGTGCGCCATCCACGCCAAGCGCGTCACcatcatgcccaaggacatccaGCTCGCCCGCCGCATCCGCGGGGAGCGCGCCTAG
- the LOC123168285 gene encoding (DL)-glycerol-3-phosphatase 2 — MATVDAGEVQAALAPVTRATVSHVIFDMDGLLLDTEGFYTEVQQKFLARYGKVFDWSVRARMMGKKAAEAARIFVDEYGLAGLLTPEQFLEQRENMLQELFPSCTVMPGALRLIHHFHANKIPICVATGSHKCHFELKTQNHQEMFAMMHHVVMGDDPEVKAGKPSPDIFLAAMRRFEGNVESGNCLVFEDAPSGVTAAKNAGMHVVMVPDPKLDVSYHKEANQVLGSLLDFEPTEWGLPPFKEE; from the exons ATGGCAACGGTGGACGCCGGCGAGGTGCAGGCGGCGCTGGCGCCGGTTACCAGGGCCACCGTCTCGCACGTCATCTTCGACATGGACGGCCTCCTCCTTG ACACGGAGGGGTTCTACACGGAAGTGCAGCAGAAGTTCCTGGCGAGGTACGGCAAGGTGTTCGACTGGTCCGTCAGGGCCAGGATGATGGGCAAGAAGGCCGCGGAGGCGGCGCGCATCTTTGTCGACGAGTACGGCCTCGCCGGCCTGCTCACCCCGGAGCAGTTCCTCGAGCAGCGCGAGAACATGCTGCAGGAGCTCTTCCCCTCCTGCACCGTCATGCCCG GGGCGCTACGCTTGATTCATCATTTCCACGCAAACAAGATACCTATCTGTGTTGCGACAGG ATCCCATAAATGCCATTTTGAACTGAAGACGCAGAACCACCAGGAAATGTTTGCCATGATGCATCATGTTGTCATGGGGGATGATCCAGAGGTGAAGGCCGGGAAGCCATCTCCTGATATTTTCCTTGCTGCCATGAGGAGGTTTGAG GGCAATGTGGAATCCGGTAACTGCTTGGTCTTTGAAGATGCACCGTCAGGTGTAACAGCAGCTAAGAATGCTGGAAT GCATGTGGTGATGGTCCCAGATCCTAAGCTGGATGTTTCATATCACAAAGAAGCCAACCAAGTTCTCGGTTCCCTGTTGGATTTCGAACCGACCGAATGGGGCTTGCCACCTTTTAAAGAGGAGTGA